From Fusobacterium varium:
ACGGAGTAGCAGCCTTATCAGCAGTAGTAGCAATACTTATCATGAATACTACAATGGGAATTGTATCTGGAGCAGCTGAAGGAATAGCAGCAGGGGATATGTCATATGCAATGGTATTAGGAATACCTACACTTCAGACTGGGGTTTTTGGTGGATTAATAGCAGGCATAATAGCCGCAGTATGTTACAAGAAATTTTATAAAACTGAACTTCCAGCATTTCTGGGATTTTTTGCAGGTAAAAGATTAGTACCTATAGTGACAGCAGTGGCAGCTTTTATAATTGGATTAGCAATGCCTGTTATATGGCAGCCTGTTCAAGTCGGATTAGCAAAATTATCATATCTGGCTAATGAAACAAATACAAATGTATCTACTTTTATATTTGGAGTAATAGAAAGATCTCTTATTCCATTTGGGTTACATCATATATTCTATGCACCTTTCTGGTATCAATTTGGAGAATATACAAATGCAGCAGGACAAGTTGTCAATGGAGATCAGGCAATATGGTTTGCTATGCTTAAAGATGGAGTTGTTAATTTCTCTAGTGATACTTATCAAGGAGCAGGGAAATTCCTTACTGGAAAATTTGTATTTATGATGTTTGGATTGCCAGCAGCGGCTTTAGCAATGTATCAGGAAGCTAAACCAGCTAATAAGAAATTGGTAGGAGGAATACTTTTTTCAGCAGCCCTGACTTCATTTCTTACAGGAATAACAGAGCCATTAGAATTTTCATTCTTATTTGTGGCTCCTATTCTTTATGGAATTCATTGTATATTTGCAGGACTTTCATTTATGCTTATGAACATGCTTAATGTAAGAATAGGAATGACATTTTCTGGAGGGCTTATTGACTATATCGCTTTTGGAGTTCTTCCAGGAACAAGTGGATTTCAAAATAATTGGTATTTAGTAATAGTAGTAGGATTATGTCTGTCAGTAGTCTACTATTTTGGGTTTAGATTCGCTATTAGAAAATTTAACTTAATGACTCCTGGTAGAGAAGAAACAATTGCAGAAACTGTTTCAGCATCTTCAGGTTCTGAAGTGAAGTCAGATGAACTTGCAGTAGGAGTTTTAGAAGCATTAGGCGGAAAAGATAACCTTGTATCTCTTGATTCGTGTATAACAAGATTGAGAGTGGAAGTTAAAGATACAAAAATAGTAAGTGATCAGGAATTAAAAAAACTAG
This genomic window contains:
- a CDS encoding PTS sugar transporter subunit IIB, which gives rise to MKIFAEVQKIGKALMTPVAILPAAGLFLAFGNKLQFTLMEQAGQVIFSNLPLLFAIGAAIGLVGGDGVAALSAVVAILIMNTTMGIVSGAAEGIAAGDMSYAMVLGIPTLQTGVFGGLIAGIIAAVCYKKFYKTELPAFLGFFAGKRLVPIVTAVAAFIIGLAMPVIWQPVQVGLAKLSYLANETNTNVSTFIFGVIERSLIPFGLHHIFYAPFWYQFGEYTNAAGQVVNGDQAIWFAMLKDGVVNFSSDTYQGAGKFLTGKFVFMMFGLPAAALAMYQEAKPANKKLVGGILFSAALTSFLTGITEPLEFSFLFVAPILYGIHCIFAGLSFMLMNMLNVRIGMTFSGGLIDYIAFGVLPGTSGFQNNWYLVIVVGLCLSVVYYFGFRFAIRKFNLMTPGREETIAETVSASSGSEVKSDELAVGVLEALGGKDNLVSLDSCITRLRVEVKDTKIVSDQELKKLGASGILKVGTNGVQAIFGSKAQFICNDLKKMTGI